One segment of Candidatus Babeliales bacterium DNA contains the following:
- the rpsT gene encoding 30S ribosomal protein S20, whose amino-acid sequence MANIKSAKKQAIQNEKRRQINLARKTSVKTAVKKVLTAIEKNAPVEQAKELLKDAEAKLARAKNKGVLHFNTVRRKISNLAQKIAEYTKEQQASK is encoded by the coding sequence ATGGCAAATATAAAATCAGCAAAAAAACAAGCTATTCAAAACGAAAAGCGTCGTCAAATAAACCTCGCTCGCAAAACATCAGTTAAAACTGCAGTAAAAAAAGTTTTAACGGCTATAGAAAAAAATGCTCCAGTAGAACAAGCAAAAGAATTGCTGAAGGATGCTGAAGCAAAATTAGCACGCGCTAAAAATAAAGGTGTTTTACATTTTAATACCGTGCGCAGAAAAATTAGTAATTTAGCACAAAAAATTGCTGAATATACAAAAGAGCAACAAGCTTCAAAGTAA
- a CDS encoding inositol monophosphatase family protein: MLKPDIDLQKSVEPIIRKAGDILLSYWQKPIIRSQKKDHGFVTEADIASEEYLIEALHQVLPEASFFAEESGKKGNTADGYCWVIDPLDGTTNFAFGIPHFCISIALTYFNEPIFGMIFLPLFDELFYAQKGKGSFLNQKKIAIAQDRPLDKTLLLVGFPYKKGKTFLRVLENLNQISTRTYAFRHLGAIAIDQAYIACGRADGLFFEDLAWWDVAAGILLIKEAGGVVSTYEGKDIRPEYHSYVAANEGLYQHLFSLLQK, encoded by the coding sequence ATGCTTAAACCGGACATTGATTTACAAAAATCGGTGGAACCTATTATTCGTAAAGCGGGTGATATTTTACTTTCATATTGGCAAAAGCCCATTATAAGATCACAAAAAAAAGACCATGGTTTTGTGACTGAGGCTGATATTGCGAGTGAAGAATACTTAATTGAAGCATTACATCAAGTATTACCTGAAGCATCATTTTTTGCAGAAGAATCGGGTAAAAAGGGCAATACTGCAGATGGTTATTGCTGGGTTATTGATCCACTCGATGGAACGACTAATTTTGCTTTTGGTATACCACATTTTTGTATTTCGATTGCGTTGACCTATTTTAATGAACCTATTTTTGGTATGATCTTTCTACCATTATTTGATGAGTTATTTTATGCTCAAAAAGGAAAAGGATCATTTTTAAATCAAAAAAAGATTGCCATTGCGCAGGATAGGCCGCTTGATAAGACGTTGCTTTTGGTTGGGTTTCCTTATAAAAAAGGAAAGACATTTTTAAGAGTTTTAGAGAATCTTAACCAAATTTCAACGCGGACATACGCATTTCGCCATTTAGGAGCAATTGCAATAGATCAAGCATATATTGCTTGCGGCAGAGCGGATGGTCTTTTTTTTGAAGATTTAGCCTGGTGGGATGTAGCTGCTGGTATTTTGCTTATAAAAGAGGCCGGCGGTGTAGTTTCCACCTATGAGGGTAAAGATATTAGGCCAGAATATCATTCTTATGTGGCTGCAAATGAGGGTTTGTATCAACATTTGTTCTCATTATTGCAAAAATAA
- the rpmB gene encoding 50S ribosomal protein L28, producing MSRICTICNKRPQVGNLVSHAKNRTKRWLYPNVHKFRFTLVGQEPKKVQRGAVCTKCVKAGKIEKVL from the coding sequence ATGTCACGAATTTGTACCATATGTAATAAAAGACCACAAGTTGGCAATTTGGTAAGTCACGCAAAAAACCGTACAAAACGCTGGCTTTACCCAAATGTTCACAAATTTCGCTTTACCTTAGTTGGTCAAGAACCAAAAAAGGTACAACGCGGTGCGGTATGCACTAAATGCGTAAAAGCTGGCAAAATAGAAAAAGTTTTATAA